A section of the Chryseobacterium scophthalmum genome encodes:
- the era gene encoding GTPase Era, protein MHKAGFVNIVGKPNAGKSTLLNQLMGEKLAIVTQKAQTTRHRIFGIYNEEDLQIVFSDTPGVLDPKYGLQEKMMDFVKDSLQDADVFLFIVDVTDKAQPSEFLIDKLNKIPVPVLLLLNKVDQTNQEGLEKLVSEWHERIPKAEILPISALNAFNTEIILPKLKSMLPESPAYYDKDMYTDKPERFFVNEAIREKILLNYEKEIPYSVEVVTEMFKEKEGIIFIDSIIYVERDTQKGIIIGHKGEAIKKVGTEARIDLEKFFSKKIHLNLFVKVKKDWRKNDRDLKNFGYR, encoded by the coding sequence ATGCACAAAGCAGGATTTGTAAATATCGTTGGAAAGCCGAATGCCGGAAAATCTACCCTTCTGAATCAGTTGATGGGAGAGAAGTTGGCAATTGTAACGCAAAAGGCTCAGACAACACGACATAGAATTTTTGGAATTTATAATGAAGAAGACTTACAGATTGTATTTTCTGATACTCCCGGAGTATTAGATCCAAAATACGGTTTGCAGGAAAAAATGATGGATTTTGTAAAAGATTCTTTACAGGATGCAGACGTTTTCCTTTTCATTGTAGATGTTACCGATAAAGCTCAACCATCAGAATTTTTAATTGATAAACTGAATAAAATTCCGGTACCGGTTTTATTGTTATTGAATAAAGTTGACCAAACTAATCAAGAAGGTCTTGAGAAGCTGGTTTCAGAATGGCATGAGAGAATTCCTAAGGCAGAAATTCTTCCTATTTCAGCTTTAAATGCTTTCAACACCGAAATTATTTTACCGAAATTAAAATCGATGTTACCAGAAAGTCCGGCGTATTATGATAAAGACATGTACACCGACAAACCTGAGCGTTTCTTTGTAAACGAAGCCATCAGAGAGAAAATTCTTTTGAATTATGAAAAAGAAATTCCTTATTCTGTGGAAGTGGTAACTGAAATGTTTAAAGAAAAAGAAGGCATTATCTTCATCGATTCCATTATTTATGTAGAAAGAGATACCCAAAAAGGGATCATCATTGGGCATAAAGGTGAAGCCATCAAAAAAGTAGGAACCGAAGCAAGAATTGATCTTGAAAAGTTTTTCTCTAAAAAAATTCACTTAAACCTTTTTGTAAAAGTGAAAAAAGACTGGCGAAAAAATGACAGAGATTTGAAAAATTTTGGATACAGATAG
- a CDS encoding Crp/Fnr family transcriptional regulator, with translation MNIKEIIDTIYSLPQASKESLVQHISEVNYPKGFCLMEANKVIPYIYFLKKGIVRAYASTENNDITFWFGTEGEPVVSMKSYVDEKPGYENIELLEDCEFYRLETSKLKMLYNEDIHIANWGRKFAERELVKTEELIISRQYKTALERYKDLLKEKPYLLQRVQLGHIASYLGITQVSLSRIRAEIK, from the coding sequence ATGAATATTAAAGAGATTATAGATACTATTTACTCACTTCCTCAAGCTTCAAAAGAAAGTTTGGTACAACATATTTCCGAAGTTAATTATCCTAAAGGATTTTGCCTGATGGAAGCCAATAAAGTCATTCCCTATATTTATTTTTTAAAGAAAGGAATTGTTCGCGCTTATGCTTCTACAGAAAATAATGATATTACTTTTTGGTTTGGAACAGAAGGCGAACCTGTTGTTTCTATGAAAAGTTATGTGGATGAAAAACCAGGCTACGAAAATATAGAACTTTTGGAAGACTGTGAATTTTACAGATTGGAAACAAGTAAGCTTAAAATGCTTTATAATGAAGACATTCATATTGCAAATTGGGGACGGAAATTTGCAGAAAGGGAACTCGTAAAAACGGAAGAACTGATTATTTCTCGGCAATATAAAACGGCACTTGAAAGATATAAAGACTTACTGAAAGAAAAGCCTTATCTCTTGCAGCGAGTTCAGTTGGGTCATATTGCATCTTATTTAGGAATTACACAGGTTAGTTTGAGTAGAATTCGAGCAGAAATTAAATAA
- a CDS encoding DMT family transporter → MNWIILIIAGIFEVAFASCLGKVKETTGNEMYWWFGGFLVCLTISMLLLIKATETLPIGTAYAVWTGIGAVGTALVGILVFKDPASFWRIFFISTLIGSVIGLKAVSH, encoded by the coding sequence ATGAACTGGATCATTTTAATTATTGCAGGAATTTTTGAGGTCGCTTTTGCATCATGCCTCGGAAAAGTAAAAGAAACCACAGGAAACGAGATGTATTGGTGGTTTGGAGGATTTTTGGTTTGTCTCACCATCAGTATGCTTTTGCTCATCAAAGCCACAGAAACTTTACCTATCGGAACTGCTTATGCAGTCTGGACCGGAATCGGAGCTGTAGGAACAGCTTTGGTAGGAATTTTAGTGTTTAAAGATCCTGCAAGTTTCTGGAGAATATTTTTCATTTCAACATTGATTGGTTCTGTAATTGGATTGAAAGCTGTTTCTCATTAA
- a CDS encoding T9SS type A sorting domain-containing protein: MRTKLLFLFISCTLFGQNADLFNNDWYISQIVMNGQTTVTPAMNINLEKSLFYQLGTPNSFSSKYFNSAVISMNFSTIQDSFITNGGACTLMQYVGTNQTEVRDYDQRNCDFYIMNTPTGSVFNYEIVNNGSSKTLIFTNTVTGNKIYYNNSFLGTKENAIKKAFKLYPNPSTDFVIINNVEKNLKLKINDLSGKILFETLTSDKTLKIDVSSFATGQYILSVENFKPEIFIKK; encoded by the coding sequence ATGAGAACAAAACTACTTTTCCTGTTTATCAGCTGCACATTGTTTGGGCAAAACGCTGATCTTTTTAATAATGATTGGTACATCTCCCAAATTGTAATGAACGGACAAACGACAGTTACTCCTGCTATGAATATTAATCTTGAAAAGTCGTTATTTTATCAACTAGGGACACCTAATTCTTTTAGTTCTAAGTATTTTAATTCGGCAGTAATTAGTATGAATTTTTCGACCATACAAGATAGTTTTATAACAAACGGAGGTGCATGTACATTGATGCAATACGTAGGAACCAATCAAACCGAAGTTAGGGATTACGACCAACGAAATTGTGATTTCTACATTATGAACACCCCGACTGGAAGTGTTTTTAATTATGAAATTGTAAACAATGGAAGTTCAAAAACACTCATTTTTACAAATACTGTTACAGGTAACAAAATTTATTATAATAATTCATTTTTAGGTACAAAGGAAAACGCTATTAAGAAAGCTTTCAAATTATACCCAAACCCTTCTACAGATTTTGTTATCATAAACAATGTCGAAAAGAACTTAAAGTTGAAGATTAATGATCTTTCAGGAAAGATTTTATTTGAAACATTAACATCGGATAAAACTTTAAAAATAGATGTGAGCAGTTTTGCAACCGGACAATATATTTTAAGTGTAGAAAACTTTAAACCAGAAATTTTTATTAAAAAATAA
- a CDS encoding class I SAM-dependent methyltransferase, translating to MKKLTKFLLNKIPRPMLIKMSIWARPLIYQFFKGDKFYDPIDGRSYRKFLPYGYGKQRENALSPGTLSLERHRQMYLYLQNETDFFIKNYKVLHIAPEQEFLRKFKRMSNLNYISADLYSPIVDVKADILDLPFENESFDIIFCNHVLEHIQDDAKAMSELYRVMKPGGWGILQVPMKNSLEKTYEDFTITDPKERQKHFGQYDHVRWYGMDYFDRLKDAGFEVEANFYSQQFSDAEIKKYGLRLNEILPIVLKK from the coding sequence ATGAAAAAGCTTACTAAGTTTTTATTAAATAAAATCCCTCGTCCGATGCTTATCAAGATGAGTATTTGGGCGCGTCCGTTGATCTATCAGTTTTTTAAAGGGGATAAATTTTACGATCCTATCGATGGAAGATCTTATCGAAAGTTTTTACCTTACGGATACGGAAAACAAAGAGAAAATGCGTTGTCTCCGGGAACTTTAAGTCTCGAAAGACATCGCCAAATGTATCTGTATCTTCAAAATGAAACCGATTTTTTCATTAAAAATTATAAAGTTCTGCATATTGCTCCCGAACAAGAATTTTTGAGGAAATTTAAAAGAATGAGTAATCTCAACTATATTTCAGCCGATTTATATTCGCCGATTGTAGATGTGAAAGCTGATATTTTAGATTTACCTTTTGAAAATGAAAGTTTTGATATTATCTTTTGTAATCATGTTTTAGAACATATTCAGGATGATGCAAAAGCAATGAGCGAATTATACAGAGTAATGAAACCGGGAGGTTGGGGAATTCTTCAGGTTCCGATGAAAAATTCTTTGGAAAAAACCTATGAAGATTTCACTATAACAGACCCAAAAGAAAGGCAAAAACATTTCGGACAGTACGATCATGTTCGTTGGTACGGAATGGATTACTTTGACCGACTTAAAGATGCTGGTTTTGAAGTGGAAGCTAATTTTTATTCGCAACAATTTTCTGATGCAGAAATAAAAAAATATGGTTTAAGACTCAACGAAATTTTACCCATCGTTTTAAAGAAATAA
- the map gene encoding type I methionyl aminopeptidase, which yields MIQLKTIDELRLMKESAQLVSRTLGMLAKEIKPGITTLYLDKLAHDFIKDHGAEPAFLGYGGFPNSLCISPNEQVVHGFPNKEEIKEGDVLSVDCGAILNGYVGDHAYTFEIGEVKPETKKLLKVAKESLYKGIEQCIRGKRIGDISHAIQKHCEKEGYGVVKELVGHGLGKKMHEDPQVPNYGKQGSGKVIKDGLAIAIEPMINLGTEKVKFHNDGWTVTTLDNQPSAHFEHDVCVINGKPVLLSTFKYIYDALGIVSDEEKPFQLDF from the coding sequence ATGATTCAATTAAAAACAATAGACGAGCTTCGTCTTATGAAAGAAAGTGCCCAATTGGTTTCCAGAACATTAGGAATGTTGGCAAAAGAAATCAAACCGGGAATTACTACTTTATATTTAGATAAATTAGCACACGATTTTATTAAAGATCACGGTGCCGAACCTGCATTTTTAGGATACGGAGGTTTTCCTAATTCTTTGTGTATTTCACCAAACGAACAAGTCGTTCACGGTTTTCCAAATAAAGAAGAAATAAAAGAAGGCGATGTACTTTCTGTAGATTGTGGCGCTATTCTTAACGGTTATGTTGGTGATCACGCCTATACTTTTGAAATTGGTGAAGTGAAGCCTGAAACCAAAAAATTACTGAAAGTTGCTAAAGAATCTCTTTACAAAGGTATTGAGCAATGCATCAGAGGAAAAAGAATCGGTGATATTTCTCACGCAATCCAGAAACACTGCGAAAAAGAAGGATATGGAGTTGTGAAAGAGCTTGTTGGCCACGGTTTAGGAAAGAAAATGCATGAAGATCCTCAAGTTCCGAATTACGGAAAACAGGGAAGCGGAAAAGTAATTAAAGACGGTTTGGCAATTGCTATTGAACCGATGATTAATTTAGGTACTGAAAAAGTAAAATTCCATAATGATGGATGGACTGTTACAACATTAGACAATCAACCTTCTGCACATTTCGAGCATGATGTTTGTGTCATCAACGGTAAACCTGTTTTATTATCAACTTTCAAATATATTTACGATGCTTTGGGTATTGTAAGTGATGAAGAAAAGCCATTTCAATTGGATTTTTAA
- a CDS encoding BT0820 family HAD-type phosphatase, with amino-acid sequence MLNNKKIAVDFDGTIVDDAYPAIGKTKIFAFETLKKLQAQGFRLILWTYRHGKTLDEAVEFCRQNGIEFYAVNSSFEGEVFDSETQSRKLDADWFIDDRNLGGFPGWGEIYNIINERIEFRVEGKEVLAYSKLKKEKKKGLFW; translated from the coding sequence ATGTTAAATAATAAAAAAATTGCTGTTGATTTTGACGGAACTATCGTAGATGACGCATATCCTGCAATTGGAAAAACTAAGATTTTCGCTTTCGAAACACTTAAAAAACTTCAGGCTCAGGGTTTTAGACTGATACTTTGGACGTACAGACATGGTAAGACTTTGGATGAAGCTGTAGAGTTTTGCAGACAGAACGGTATTGAGTTTTATGCAGTTAACTCAAGTTTTGAAGGAGAGGTTTTTGATTCTGAAACTCAGTCTAGAAAATTGGATGCAGATTGGTTTATCGACGACAGAAACTTAGGCGGTTTTCCGGGTTGGGGCGAAATTTACAATATCATCAACGAAAGAATTGAGTTCCGCGTAGAAGGGAAAGAGGTTTTAGCGTATTCAAAACTGAAAAAAGAAAAGAAAAAAGGATTATTCTGGTAG
- a CDS encoding acyl-ACP desaturase, translating to MYNALVRKEVMGILEKEVGSFLDKFLTPIEKIWQPSDYLPDPSSSDFKHDLEEIQTFAQEMPYDLFVTLIGDCITEEALPSYESWLMSVDGIDQEKSGPTWASWIRSWTAEENRHGDLLGKYLYLCGRVNMRQMEITTQYLISDGFDIGTSMDPYRNFIYTSFQETATNVSHRRVGTLAKQTGNGKLAKMCGVIAADEARHAKAYKHFVAKILELDPSEMILAFEDMMRKKIVMPAHMMRQSGQKAGELWGHFSDAAQRCMVYTGQDYINIMKDLLDEWKIEHITGLTEKAEKAQEYLMKLPSRLQKITDRISTPDLQFEFNWVKK from the coding sequence ATGTATAATGCTCTCGTAAGAAAAGAAGTAATGGGTATTTTGGAAAAGGAAGTTGGTTCTTTTCTCGATAAGTTTTTGACTCCAATTGAGAAAATTTGGCAGCCTTCAGATTATTTACCAGATCCTTCTAGTTCTGATTTTAAACATGACTTAGAAGAAATTCAAACTTTCGCTCAAGAAATGCCTTATGATCTTTTTGTAACATTGATTGGGGATTGTATTACTGAAGAAGCATTACCTTCTTACGAATCTTGGCTAATGAGCGTTGACGGAATTGATCAGGAAAAAAGCGGACCGACTTGGGCAAGCTGGATCAGATCTTGGACTGCCGAAGAAAACAGACACGGTGATTTACTTGGAAAATATCTGTATTTATGTGGTAGAGTAAACATGAGACAGATGGAAATTACCACCCAATATCTGATTAGTGATGGTTTTGACATCGGAACAAGTATGGATCCTTACAGAAACTTTATCTACACAAGTTTTCAGGAAACAGCAACCAACGTTTCGCATAGAAGAGTAGGTACTTTGGCAAAACAAACAGGAAACGGAAAATTGGCAAAAATGTGTGGTGTAATTGCAGCAGATGAAGCAAGACACGCAAAAGCTTACAAGCATTTCGTAGCCAAAATTTTAGAATTAGATCCTTCGGAAATGATTTTAGCATTTGAAGACATGATGCGTAAAAAAATCGTTATGCCGGCTCACATGATGAGACAGTCTGGTCAAAAAGCGGGTGAACTTTGGGGACATTTCTCAGATGCAGCACAAAGATGCATGGTTTATACAGGTCAGGATTATATCAATATCATGAAAGATCTTCTTGATGAGTGGAAAATTGAGCATATTACAGGTCTTACAGAAAAGGCAGAAAAAGCTCAGGAATATTTGATGAAACTTCCATCAAGATTACAGAAAATTACAGACAGAATTTCTACTCCAGATTTGCAGTTTGAATTCAACTGGGTTAAAAAATAA
- the gpmI gene encoding 2,3-bisphosphoglycerate-independent phosphoglycerate mutase yields the protein MSKKAILAILDGWGLGTNPEVSALAQANTPFIDSCYQKFPHTTLEASGLAVGLPAGQMGNSEVGHMNLGAGRVVYQNLVKLNMAVENGTLGQEKVIQDAFAYAKRENKNVHFIGLVSNGGVHSHINHLKGLLSAAKDFGLNENVYVHAFTDGRDCDPHSGLGFIEELQEHMSHTTGKVASVIGRYYAMDRDRRWERVKLAYDAMVEGVGLQTTNALAAIKASYDENVTDEFIKPIILVKETQIGNVVPVGKIVDNDVVICFNFRTDRGREITEVLCQHDMPEYFMRKLNLHYVTLTNYDKTYQNVNVVFDEEVLKDTMGEVLERNGKTQIRIAETEKYPHVTFFFSGGREEEFHGEKRLLCPSPKDVPTYDLKPEMSAYDITNAILPELENETADFVCLNFANTDMVGHTGVFEAAVKAAETVDKCIEKVATMAYEHGYAVFILADHGNSDVMINSDGSPNTQHSTNLVPLIVMDKDKNWELKPGKLGDMAPTILSVMGVEIPAIMTGDILVS from the coding sequence ATGTCTAAAAAAGCAATATTAGCAATACTTGACGGATGGGGTTTGGGAACAAATCCTGAAGTTTCTGCATTAGCTCAAGCAAATACACCATTCATAGATAGCTGTTATCAAAAATTTCCACATACAACTTTAGAAGCGAGTGGTTTGGCAGTTGGTCTTCCGGCCGGACAAATGGGAAATTCTGAAGTAGGACACATGAATTTGGGAGCAGGTAGAGTAGTATACCAGAATTTGGTAAAACTAAATATGGCTGTCGAAAACGGAACTTTAGGACAGGAAAAAGTAATTCAGGATGCTTTTGCTTATGCCAAAAGAGAAAATAAAAATGTACACTTTATCGGTTTGGTTTCCAACGGTGGAGTACATTCACATATTAATCATTTAAAAGGACTTTTGTCTGCGGCAAAAGATTTTGGTTTAAACGAAAATGTTTACGTTCATGCTTTTACAGACGGTAGAGATTGCGATCCGCATTCAGGTTTAGGATTTATTGAAGAATTGCAAGAACACATGAGCCACACAACCGGAAAAGTAGCTTCTGTTATCGGAAGATATTACGCAATGGATCGTGACAGAAGATGGGAACGTGTAAAACTTGCTTACGACGCAATGGTTGAAGGAGTTGGTTTGCAGACAACCAATGCACTTGCAGCAATCAAAGCATCTTATGACGAAAATGTTACCGATGAATTCATCAAGCCAATTATTTTGGTGAAAGAAACTCAGATTGGAAACGTTGTTCCTGTAGGAAAAATCGTTGATAATGACGTAGTGATTTGCTTTAATTTCCGTACAGATAGAGGTCGTGAGATTACAGAAGTTCTTTGTCAGCACGATATGCCTGAATATTTCATGCGAAAACTGAATCTTCATTATGTTACGTTAACCAATTATGATAAAACATATCAAAACGTAAACGTAGTTTTTGACGAAGAAGTTTTAAAAGATACAATGGGCGAAGTTTTAGAAAGAAACGGAAAAACCCAGATCAGAATTGCTGAAACTGAAAAATATCCTCACGTTACGTTTTTCTTTTCAGGAGGTCGTGAAGAAGAGTTTCATGGTGAAAAAAGATTGCTTTGTCCAAGCCCGAAAGATGTCCCGACTTACGATTTGAAACCTGAAATGTCGGCTTATGATATTACTAATGCAATTTTACCTGAACTGGAAAATGAAACTGCTGATTTTGTATGTTTAAACTTTGCAAATACCGATATGGTAGGTCACACAGGTGTTTTTGAAGCAGCAGTAAAAGCAGCCGAAACGGTAGATAAATGCATCGAAAAAGTAGCAACAATGGCTTACGAACATGGTTATGCCGTTTTTATTTTGGCAGATCATGGTAATTCTGATGTTATGATTAATTCAGATGGTTCTCCAAATACGCAGCATTCAACCAATTTGGTTCCTTTGATTGTGATGGATAAAGATAAAAACTGGGAACTGAAACCAGGAAAATTGGGAGATATGGCACCAACAATTTTATCGGTAATGGGTGTAGAAATTCCTGCAATAATGACAGGAGATATTTTAGTGAGCTAA
- a CDS encoding translation initiation factor produces the protein MDLRDQLKNLFPEHEEQDFQMPEEEFKQKEPLVCKFEKKGRNGKPVTIVEGWEGSEDDLKKISKKIKTTLGIGGSEKDGTIIIQGDNRDKIMAILKDLGYKTKRVGG, from the coding sequence ATGGATTTAAGAGACCAACTAAAAAACCTTTTTCCTGAGCATGAAGAGCAGGATTTTCAAATGCCCGAAGAAGAATTTAAGCAGAAAGAACCTCTGGTTTGTAAATTTGAAAAGAAAGGCAGAAACGGAAAACCTGTAACGATTGTAGAAGGTTGGGAAGGCAGTGAAGACGATTTGAAAAAGATTTCAAAAAAAATAAAAACCACTTTAGGGATCGGTGGTTCTGAAAAAGACGGAACAATTATTATTCAGGGTGATAACCGTGATAAGATCATGGCTATTCTAAAAGATTTGGGTTATAAAACTAAAAGAGTCGGCGGATAG
- a CDS encoding nucleoside phosphorylase: MLNKLAASELVLNEDGSVYHLNLLPEDIANKIILVGDPDRVPKVSKYFDKVEVKKNKREFYTHTGTLRGERISVMSTGIGTENIDIVMNELDALVNIDLKEKEFKSEHQSLELFRMGTCGSVNPDVQVDNMLVTQNVVGLDGLMHFYQDYQFENEFSKNFFEKFPYEKIKPMLYFSEWSEELGELYKDAKYHGNTATFPGFYAPQGRQLRLKALDDKFLETLNDLGITNFEMETSAIYAFSKLLGHKAITVNNVIANRRRGEFSSDHHASEKNLIEWVLDRIIK; the protein is encoded by the coding sequence ATGCTAAATAAACTTGCAGCTTCAGAATTGGTTCTGAACGAAGACGGAAGTGTATATCACCTTAACCTTTTGCCGGAAGATATTGCCAACAAAATAATTTTGGTAGGCGATCCGGACAGAGTTCCAAAGGTTTCCAAGTACTTTGACAAAGTTGAAGTCAAAAAAAATAAAAGAGAATTCTATACTCACACAGGAACTTTGCGTGGTGAAAGAATTTCTGTAATGTCAACCGGAATCGGTACCGAAAATATCGATATCGTAATGAATGAGCTTGATGCTTTGGTGAATATCGATTTGAAAGAAAAAGAATTTAAATCTGAACATCAATCATTAGAACTATTCAGAATGGGAACTTGCGGAAGTGTAAATCCTGATGTGCAGGTCGACAACATGCTGGTTACTCAAAATGTAGTTGGACTTGACGGTTTGATGCATTTTTATCAGGATTACCAGTTTGAAAATGAGTTTTCGAAAAATTTCTTTGAAAAATTCCCGTACGAAAAAATTAAGCCAATGCTTTATTTCTCTGAATGGTCTGAAGAATTGGGAGAATTGTATAAAGATGCCAAATACCACGGAAATACAGCTACTTTCCCTGGGTTTTATGCTCCACAAGGAAGACAACTTCGTTTAAAAGCTTTGGATGACAAGTTTCTTGAAACTTTAAATGATTTAGGAATTACCAATTTTGAAATGGAAACATCTGCAATTTATGCTTTCTCAAAATTGTTGGGTCACAAAGCGATTACTGTAAATAATGTGATTGCCAACAGAAGACGTGGCGAGTTTTCATCAGATCATCATGCTTCTGAAAAGAATTTGATAGAATGGGTTCTCGATAGAATCATTAAATAA
- a CDS encoding enoyl-ACP reductase FabI yields MSYGLLKGKKGIIFGALNEQSIAWKVAERCHEEGAEFILSNAPIALRMGELNGLAEKTGSEVIGADATSIEDLEKLFDAAVAKFGKIDFILHSIGMSINVRKGKHYTEMNYDWLEKGWDISAVSFHKVMRVAYEKDCMNEWGSILALTYIAAQRTFPDYNDMSDNKAYLESIARTFGNYWGERKVRVNTVSQSPTPTTAGSGVKGFGGFLGYAEDMSPLGNATALECADYCVTLFSDLTKKVTMQNLFHDGGFSSSGVTQKVISKYDVE; encoded by the coding sequence ATGTCATACGGTTTACTTAAAGGCAAGAAGGGAATTATTTTTGGAGCCCTTAATGAACAATCTATCGCATGGAAAGTTGCTGAAAGATGCCACGAAGAAGGCGCAGAATTTATCCTGTCAAACGCTCCGATTGCTCTTAGAATGGGAGAATTGAACGGTTTAGCAGAAAAAACAGGTTCTGAGGTAATCGGTGCAGATGCAACTTCTATCGAAGATCTTGAAAAACTTTTTGATGCTGCTGTTGCAAAATTTGGTAAAATCGACTTCATCCTTCACTCAATTGGTATGTCTATCAATGTGAGAAAAGGAAAGCATTATACAGAAATGAACTACGATTGGTTGGAAAAAGGTTGGGATATTTCAGCAGTTTCTTTCCACAAAGTAATGAGAGTGGCTTACGAAAAAGACTGTATGAACGAATGGGGAAGTATTTTGGCGCTAACTTATATTGCTGCTCAAAGAACATTCCCGGATTACAACGATATGTCTGACAACAAAGCGTATCTAGAAAGTATCGCAAGAACTTTCGGAAACTATTGGGGTGAAAGAAAAGTACGTGTAAACACGGTTTCTCAGTCTCCTACTCCAACTACTGCAGGAAGCGGTGTGAAAGGTTTCGGAGGTTTCTTAGGATATGCTGAAGATATGTCTCCACTAGGAAATGCTACGGCTCTAGAATGCGCAGATTATTGCGTAACTCTTTTCTCTGATTTAACGAAGAAAGTAACGATGCAGAATCTTTTCCATGATGGAGGATTCAGCAGCTCTGGAGTTACTCAGAAAGTAATCAGCAAATATGATGTTGAATAA